From the Sphingomonas suaedae genome, one window contains:
- the cysD gene encoding sulfate adenylyltransferase subunit CysD, which produces MDVLTHLARLEAESIHILREVVAEAERPVMLYSVGKDSAVMLHLAKKAFFPAPPPFPLLHVDTTWKFRAMYELRDKAARDAGMELLVHHNPEAMARGINPFDHGGLHTDMWKTEGLKQALDKFGFDAAFGGARRDEEKSRAKERVFSFRSASHRWDPKAQRPELWRLYNARKAKGESIRVFPLSNWTELDIWQYIRAEGIEIVPLYFAAPRPTVVRGGLTLMVDDDRFPLDGEEPVLRSIRFRTLGCYPLTGAVESEAATLDDVIQEMLLTTTSERQGRAIDHDQAASMEKKKQEGYF; this is translated from the coding sequence ATGGACGTCCTGACTCATCTGGCCCGGCTTGAAGCCGAGAGTATTCACATATTGCGCGAAGTGGTTGCAGAGGCCGAGCGTCCGGTGATGCTTTATTCGGTGGGCAAGGACAGCGCTGTAATGCTGCACTTGGCCAAGAAGGCGTTCTTCCCCGCGCCGCCGCCATTTCCGCTGCTGCATGTCGATACGACGTGGAAATTTCGCGCAATGTACGAATTGCGGGACAAGGCGGCGCGCGACGCGGGCATGGAGTTGCTGGTCCACCACAATCCCGAGGCGATGGCGCGCGGGATCAACCCGTTCGATCATGGCGGGCTGCACACCGATATGTGGAAGACCGAGGGGCTGAAACAGGCGCTCGACAAGTTCGGCTTCGACGCGGCGTTCGGCGGCGCGCGGCGCGACGAGGAGAAAAGCCGTGCGAAGGAGCGCGTGTTCAGCTTCCGCTCCGCCAGCCACCGCTGGGACCCCAAGGCGCAGCGGCCGGAATTGTGGCGGCTCTACAATGCGCGCAAAGCCAAAGGGGAAAGCATCCGCGTCTTCCCGCTGTCGAATTGGACCGAACTCGACATCTGGCAGTATATCCGCGCCGAGGGGATCGAGATCGTTCCCCTCTATTTCGCCGCGCCGCGTCCGACGGTGGTGCGTGGTGGCCTCACGCTGATGGTCGATGACGACCGGTTCCCGCTGGATGGCGAGGAGCCGGTGCTGCGCTCGATCCGCTTCCGCACGCTCGGCTGCTACCCGCTGACCGGCGCGGTGGAGAGCGAGGCGGCGACGCTCGACGATGTGATCCAGGAGATGCTGTTGACGACGACGTCCGAACGGCAAGGGCGTGCGATCGATCACGATCAGGCGGCGTCGATGGAAAAGAAGAAGCAGGAGGGCTATTTCTGA
- a CDS encoding GumC family protein, with protein MPASREMFARELDEPTPAAETPRISPLIYILGIARKRKWEIIASVVGCFLIGLVLTLLATPLYTATATLEIQRESQNFTNVRGAEAGSDRAIDPEFYETQFGLLKSRSLAERVVRDLRLHDDPKFFELYQSGIVETGFSNGRPIAAQADRRLRAATQMVLNNIRVDSQRFSRLVEISYTSPSPDLSKRVVDAWGQHFIAGTLERRFETTSYARKFLEDRLAQLRQRIEEAERQLVNYAEQQGIVNLPVEATGGTGGAPSSERSLIAENLTTLNQELARATADRIQAESRLGSSGGQVAEALGNPAISALRTSRADLASQYAKMLEQFEPDYPPARALQQQLRQIDRAIATEEQRVKGALSQVYRAALDREQQLQAQVDGLKSGMLDVRRRSIQYNIIKREVDTNRELYDGLLQRYKEIGVAGGVGVNNISIVDPAERPVRPSSPRMMINLLLSLLIGIGLGGLIAVLLEQLSDSFDDPAEIPEALGAPLLGTVPRAVDADPLILLADPKESMTEAYMSLRTSLSFATEHGFPRSLAITSSKPAEGKSTTSYAIANSLARAGARVVLIDGDMRSPSLHRMLELDGATGLSNYLSGDNNVESMLRRSGHSELLLLPAGPQPPNSADLLSGDRFERLIGELIERFDHVIVDAPPVMGLADSPLIASKVEGVVFVVEAHSTGKSVARVALSRLRAAHAHLLGVIATKFNTKRAHYGYGYDYGYGYGYGRQSGEGTE; from the coding sequence ATGCCCGCGTCCCGCGAGATGTTCGCCAGGGAATTGGACGAGCCGACACCGGCGGCCGAAACGCCCCGTATCTCGCCACTGATCTATATTCTCGGAATCGCACGGAAGCGGAAGTGGGAGATTATCGCTTCCGTTGTAGGTTGTTTCCTGATCGGACTGGTGCTGACCTTGCTCGCCACGCCGCTCTATACGGCGACCGCGACGCTTGAGATACAGCGGGAATCCCAGAATTTCACCAATGTCCGCGGGGCGGAAGCCGGCTCGGACCGGGCGATCGATCCTGAATTCTACGAAACCCAGTTCGGCCTGCTCAAGTCGCGTTCGCTCGCCGAGCGGGTGGTTCGCGACCTGCGGCTCCACGACGATCCCAAATTCTTCGAACTCTATCAATCGGGCATCGTCGAAACCGGCTTTTCCAATGGACGGCCGATTGCCGCGCAGGCCGATCGGCGCCTGCGCGCTGCGACGCAGATGGTGTTGAACAATATCCGTGTCGATTCGCAGCGTTTTTCGCGTCTGGTCGAGATTTCCTATACCAGCCCCAGCCCCGACCTGTCGAAGCGCGTGGTCGATGCGTGGGGACAGCATTTCATCGCCGGTACGCTTGAGCGCCGCTTCGAAACCACCTCCTATGCGCGCAAATTCCTCGAGGATCGCCTCGCGCAACTGCGTCAGCGCATTGAGGAAGCCGAGCGGCAGCTCGTCAATTATGCCGAGCAACAGGGCATCGTGAATCTCCCGGTGGAAGCGACCGGCGGAACCGGCGGTGCCCCCAGTTCGGAACGGTCGTTGATCGCGGAGAATCTGACGACGCTGAACCAGGAGTTGGCTCGGGCGACGGCCGACCGAATCCAGGCAGAGAGTCGCCTTGGATCGAGCGGCGGACAGGTCGCCGAGGCGCTGGGCAATCCTGCCATTTCCGCACTGCGGACCTCGCGCGCTGACCTCGCCTCACAATATGCCAAGATGCTGGAGCAGTTCGAGCCGGATTACCCACCCGCGCGCGCGTTGCAGCAGCAGCTTCGCCAGATCGATCGGGCGATCGCGACGGAGGAGCAGCGCGTCAAGGGCGCGCTCTCCCAGGTTTATCGCGCTGCCCTCGACCGCGAGCAGCAACTGCAAGCGCAGGTCGATGGGTTGAAGTCGGGAATGCTCGACGTTCGCCGTCGCAGCATCCAGTACAATATCATTAAGCGTGAAGTGGATACCAACCGCGAACTCTATGACGGCCTGCTTCAGCGCTACAAGGAGATCGGTGTCGCCGGTGGCGTTGGCGTCAACAATATTTCCATCGTCGATCCGGCCGAGCGCCCCGTTCGCCCGTCCAGCCCGCGGATGATGATCAATCTGCTGCTCAGCCTGCTGATCGGCATCGGCCTCGGTGGCTTGATTGCAGTGTTGCTCGAACAGTTGAGCGACAGCTTCGACGACCCGGCGGAGATTCCGGAGGCGCTTGGTGCCCCGCTCCTTGGAACGGTTCCAAGGGCGGTGGATGCGGATCCGTTGATTTTGCTCGCTGATCCCAAGGAGTCGATGACCGAAGCCTATATGTCGCTTCGGACCAGCCTGTCTTTTGCGACCGAGCATGGCTTTCCGCGTTCGCTGGCGATTACCAGCTCGAAGCCGGCCGAGGGCAAATCGACAACATCCTACGCGATCGCGAATTCGCTTGCGCGTGCCGGCGCGCGGGTGGTGCTGATCGATGGTGACATGCGGTCGCCGTCATTGCATCGTATGCTCGAACTGGATGGCGCCACGGGCCTCAGCAATTATCTGTCGGGCGATAACAATGTCGAATCGATGCTGCGCCGCTCCGGGCATTCCGAGCTGCTGTTGCTGCCGGCGGGGCCGCAACCGCCCAACTCTGCCGATCTTTTGTCCGGCGACCGGTTTGAACGGCTGATCGGCGAGCTGATCGAGCGTTTCGACCATGTCATCGTCGATGCGCCGCCGGTAATGGGTCTGGCGGACTCGCCGCTGATCGCGAGCAAGGTGGAGGGTGTCGTCTTCGTCGTCGAAGCCCATTCGACGGGCAAGAGCGTCGCGCGCGTTGCGCTCTCCCGCCTGCGCGCAGCCCATGCGCATCTGCTCGGCGTGATCGCCACGAAGTTCAACACCAAACGCGCGCACTATGGCTATGGCTATGATTACGGCTACGGCTATGGCTATGGTCGCCAAAGCGGCGAGGGGACGGAGTGA
- the galU gene encoding UTP--glucose-1-phosphate uridylyltransferase GalU, protein MNIKPLRKAVFPVGGLGTRFLPATKAMPKEMLPVVDRPLIQYAVDEAIEAGIEQMIFVTGRGKSAIEDHFDVAYELEATMASRGKSLEILEPTRLKPGAIAYVRQQEPMGLGHAVWCARDIVGNEPFAVLLADDFMVGQPGCLKQMVDAYNRVGGNLICAQEVPDSQTDKYGVITPGARDGTLTEVRGLVEKPKPGSAPSNLAVIGRYILQPEVMRVLETQEAGAGGEIQLTDAMAKMIGGQPFHGVTFQGTRYDCGDKAGYAQANLALALTRDDIGPAVRAFARELLG, encoded by the coding sequence ATGAACATCAAACCGTTGCGCAAGGCCGTATTTCCCGTCGGTGGACTTGGCACCCGCTTTCTTCCCGCGACCAAGGCGATGCCCAAGGAGATGCTGCCGGTCGTCGACCGCCCCCTCATCCAATATGCGGTGGACGAGGCGATCGAGGCGGGGATCGAACAGATGATCTTTGTCACCGGACGCGGAAAATCCGCGATCGAGGATCATTTCGACGTGGCCTATGAGTTGGAGGCGACGATGGCCTCGCGCGGCAAGTCACTGGAAATCCTCGAACCGACTCGGCTCAAACCCGGCGCAATTGCCTATGTCCGCCAGCAGGAACCGATGGGCCTCGGCCATGCCGTCTGGTGCGCGCGCGATATCGTGGGCAACGAACCGTTCGCGGTGCTGCTGGCGGATGATTTCATGGTCGGGCAGCCGGGGTGCCTCAAACAGATGGTCGATGCCTATAATCGCGTCGGCGGCAATCTGATCTGCGCACAGGAAGTCCCCGATTCGCAGACCGACAAATATGGTGTCATCACGCCCGGCGCGCGCGACGGCACACTGACCGAAGTACGTGGGCTGGTCGAAAAGCCCAAGCCCGGTAGCGCCCCGTCAAATCTGGCGGTGATCGGCCGCTATATCCTGCAACCGGAGGTGATGCGGGTGCTTGAGACGCAGGAGGCGGGGGCCGGGGGCGAGATTCAACTCACCGATGCGATGGCGAAGATGATCGGCGGACAGCCGTTCCACGGCGTCACCTTTCAGGGGACGCGTTACGATTGCGGGGACAAGGCGGGTTATGCGCAGGCCAATCTGGCGCTGGCGCTGACGCGCGACGATATCGGTCCCGCCGTTCGGGCATTCGCGCGCGAGTTGCTCGGATAG
- a CDS encoding 3'(2'),5'-bisphosphate nucleotidase CysQ: MTDADLASNIARAAGAFLLSLQQESADGARGDREANTLILRMLRDARPDDPILSEESSDDPARLESRRVWIVDPLDGTREFGERRDDWAVHIGLSIDGVAVVGAVALPRRGVTLSTGAPPELAPANDPPRMLVSRTRPSGLCGKVAEALGAETVAMGSAGAKAMAVVLGDADIYLHSGGQYQWDNCAPAAVAAAAGLHVSRIDGSPIVYNRPERELPDLLICRRELADAVLAKVKRFN, encoded by the coding sequence ATGACCGATGCGGATTTAGCCTCGAATATTGCCCGCGCGGCGGGCGCGTTCCTTCTTTCGCTTCAGCAGGAAAGCGCAGATGGCGCGCGTGGCGACCGTGAGGCGAACACACTGATTCTGCGCATGTTACGGGACGCGCGGCCCGACGATCCCATCCTGTCGGAGGAGTCGAGCGACGATCCCGCCCGGCTCGAGTCGCGCCGCGTATGGATCGTCGATCCGCTCGATGGGACCCGCGAATTTGGTGAGCGCAGGGATGATTGGGCGGTGCACATCGGCCTGTCGATCGATGGGGTAGCGGTGGTCGGTGCCGTGGCGCTTCCCCGACGCGGCGTCACCCTCTCGACCGGTGCCCCGCCCGAACTGGCGCCCGCGAACGACCCACCGCGCATGTTGGTCAGTCGCACGCGGCCCTCGGGCCTGTGCGGCAAGGTCGCCGAAGCTCTCGGGGCGGAAACGGTTGCAATGGGTTCGGCTGGGGCGAAGGCGATGGCGGTGGTGCTGGGTGACGCCGATATCTACCTTCATTCGGGCGGCCAATATCAGTGGGACAATTGCGCTCCCGCCGCGGTTGCCGCAGCCGCAGGGTTGCACGTTTCCCGGATCGACGGGTCGCCGATCGTCTATAACCGGCCGGAACGCGAATTGCCGGATTTGCTGATCTGTCGCCGCGAACTGGCCGATGCGGTGCTTGCGAAGGTAAAGCGGTTCAACTGA
- the wecB gene encoding non-hydrolyzing UDP-N-acetylglucosamine 2-epimerase has product MSAPPRTLVIFGTRPEAIKLFPVVAALRALGGITVRTCVTAQHRALLDQIMSAANIVPDIDLDLMEPNQSLDRLTARLLTGLGRTLDAERPDRVIVQGDTATAMVGALAAHYHRIPVSHVEAGLRSGDNWRPWPEEVNRKIIATIADQNFAPTSAAADALRRENIDPATIYITGNTSIDALLAMRARIAAEPALAAGLESVERRFSTKKLILVTAHRRESFGAGMEAIAQAITRIADRKDAAILFPMHPNPNVTRVMDRMIGDQANIARVPPLQYPQFIRALGLCHLVLTDSGGVQEEAPVLGKPVLVMRDTTERPEGIVAGTARLVGADCERIIAEVERLLDDEEAYLAMARAHNPFGDGNAAGRIAAIVTKSLS; this is encoded by the coding sequence GTGTCTGCCCCGCCCCGCACGCTTGTCATTTTCGGGACCCGACCTGAAGCAATCAAGCTGTTCCCGGTGGTGGCTGCGTTACGCGCGCTTGGCGGTATAACGGTGCGGACCTGCGTCACGGCCCAGCATCGCGCCCTGCTCGATCAGATAATGTCGGCCGCAAATATCGTTCCAGATATCGATCTCGATCTGATGGAGCCCAACCAGTCGCTCGATCGGCTCACCGCGCGTCTTCTGACGGGGTTGGGAAGGACGCTTGACGCAGAGCGGCCCGACCGCGTCATCGTACAGGGAGATACCGCGACCGCGATGGTCGGCGCGCTGGCTGCCCATTATCACCGCATTCCAGTCAGCCATGTCGAGGCGGGGTTGCGGTCGGGCGACAATTGGCGCCCCTGGCCCGAAGAGGTCAACCGCAAGATCATTGCGACGATCGCCGACCAGAATTTCGCACCGACATCGGCCGCGGCCGACGCGCTACGACGCGAAAATATCGATCCGGCAACCATTTATATTACGGGGAACACCTCCATCGACGCGCTGTTGGCCATGCGCGCACGGATCGCTGCGGAACCGGCCCTCGCGGCTGGACTCGAGTCGGTTGAGCGACGCTTCAGCACGAAGAAACTGATCCTCGTCACCGCGCATCGCCGGGAAAGTTTCGGTGCAGGCATGGAAGCCATTGCCCAGGCAATTACCCGAATTGCAGACCGAAAGGACGCCGCGATCCTGTTTCCAATGCACCCCAATCCGAATGTGACGCGCGTAATGGATCGCATGATCGGCGACCAGGCGAATATCGCGCGGGTCCCACCACTTCAGTATCCGCAGTTCATTCGTGCGCTCGGTCTTTGTCACCTCGTCCTGACCGATTCGGGCGGCGTCCAGGAAGAAGCACCGGTTCTGGGCAAACCGGTCCTGGTAATGCGCGACACGACGGAACGTCCGGAAGGTATCGTCGCAGGAACAGCACGGCTCGTCGGCGCCGATTGCGAACGGATCATCGCAGAAGTGGAGCGGCTTCTCGACGATGAAGAAGCCTATCTAGCGATGGCACGCGCACATAATCCCTTTGGCGACGGCAATGCCGCCGGTCGCATTGCCGCAATCGTCACGAAGTCGCTCAGTTGA
- the cysN gene encoding sulfate adenylyltransferase subunit CysN, with protein sequence MTSSYRPDALIASDISAYLEQHQSKSLLRFITCGSVDDGKSTLIGRLLYDSKMIFEDQLAALEADSKRVGTQGGEIDFALLVDGLAAEREQGITIDVAYRFFATEKRKFIVADTPGHEQYTRNMVTGASTADLAVILIDARKGVLTQTRRHSFLAHLIGIRHIVLAVNKMDLVGYDRATFDAIVADYRTFAQGIGIADFTAIPISGFKGDNITAPSDNTPWYTGPALIDHIERVPVGDDDAPRPFRMPVQWVNRPNLDFRGFAGTIASGSVKPGDAVRILPSGRTSTVARIVTHGGDLAGAGRDQSVTLTLADEVDCSRGDVIAAADAPPQVADQFQATIVWMDQEDLLPGRAYWLKLGTQTVSATVQPPRHIICVNTMAELSAKTLSLNDIGVAEVYTDRGVVFEPYPENRDLGGFILIDKLTNATVAAGMFNFALRRAQNVHWQAVEITREAHAAQKRQHPRLLWFTGLSGSGKSTIANLVEKKLHALGKHSFLLDGDNVRHGLNKDLGFSDADRIENIRRVGEVAKLMCDAGLIVLTAFISPFRAERDLVRKMLPEGEFFEIFIDTPLEEAERRDVKGLYKKARSGEIENFTGISSPYEPPQNPEIHIDTRQMTAEDAAELIIEHILGIWSPVL encoded by the coding sequence ATGACTTCCTCCTACCGCCCCGATGCGCTGATCGCGTCCGACATTTCCGCCTATCTCGAACAGCATCAGTCGAAATCGCTGCTGCGCTTCATCACCTGCGGGTCGGTGGACGACGGCAAGTCGACGCTGATCGGGCGGCTGCTCTACGATTCGAAGATGATCTTCGAGGATCAGCTTGCCGCGCTCGAAGCCGATTCGAAGCGGGTGGGGACGCAAGGGGGCGAGATCGACTTCGCCTTGCTCGTCGACGGCCTCGCCGCCGAGCGCGAGCAGGGGATCACCATCGACGTCGCCTATCGCTTCTTCGCGACCGAGAAGCGCAAATTCATCGTCGCCGACACGCCCGGGCATGAACAGTACACGCGCAACATGGTCACCGGGGCATCGACCGCCGACCTTGCCGTGATCCTGATCGACGCGCGCAAGGGCGTACTCACGCAAACGCGGCGGCACAGCTTCCTCGCCCACCTGATCGGCATCCGCCACATCGTGCTGGCGGTGAACAAGATGGATCTGGTCGGCTATGACCGCGCGACGTTCGACGCGATCGTCGCCGACTATCGAACCTTTGCGCAGGGCATCGGCATCGCCGATTTCACTGCCATCCCCATTTCGGGGTTCAAGGGCGACAACATTACCGCGCCCAGCGACAACACCCCTTGGTATACCGGCCCCGCGCTGATCGATCATATCGAGCGCGTGCCGGTCGGTGACGATGATGCCCCGCGACCGTTCCGGATGCCGGTGCAATGGGTCAACCGCCCCAACCTCGATTTCCGCGGCTTTGCGGGCACGATCGCCAGCGGATCGGTGAAGCCCGGGGATGCGGTGCGAATCCTGCCGTCGGGTCGCACCAGCACCGTCGCGCGGATCGTCACCCATGGCGGCGACCTTGCCGGGGCCGGGCGCGACCAGTCGGTCACGCTGACGCTGGCGGATGAGGTCGATTGCTCGCGCGGCGACGTGATCGCCGCGGCCGATGCGCCGCCCCAAGTCGCCGACCAGTTCCAGGCCACGATCGTGTGGATGGATCAGGAGGATCTGCTGCCCGGTCGCGCCTATTGGCTCAAGCTCGGCACCCAGACGGTGAGCGCGACGGTGCAGCCACCGCGCCACATCATCTGCGTCAACACCATGGCGGAGCTGAGTGCGAAGACGCTGAGCCTCAACGATATCGGCGTGGCGGAGGTCTATACCGACCGTGGCGTCGTGTTCGAACCATATCCCGAGAATCGCGATCTGGGTGGGTTCATCCTTATCGACAAGCTGACCAACGCCACGGTCGCAGCCGGTATGTTCAATTTCGCCTTGCGCCGCGCGCAGAACGTCCATTGGCAGGCGGTGGAGATCACTCGCGAGGCGCACGCCGCGCAGAAGCGGCAACACCCTCGCCTCCTCTGGTTCACCGGCCTGTCGGGATCAGGCAAATCGACCATCGCCAATCTGGTCGAGAAAAAGCTGCACGCGCTGGGCAAGCACAGTTTCCTGCTCGACGGCGACAACGTCCGTCACGGCCTTAACAAGGATCTTGGGTTCAGCGACGCCGACCGGATCGAGAATATTCGCCGCGTCGGCGAAGTGGCGAAGCTGATGTGCGATGCAGGGCTGATCGTCCTCACCGCGTTCATCTCTCCGTTCCGCGCTGAACGCGACCTCGTGCGCAAGATGCTGCCTGAGGGCGAGTTTTTCGAAATCTTCATCGACACGCCGCTCGAGGAGGCCGAGCGGCGTGACGTCAAGGGTCTCTATAAGAAGGCCCGCTCAGGCGAGATCGAGAATTTTACCGGTATTTCAAGCCCATATGAGCCGCCGCAAAATCCTGAAATCCACATCGATACGCGACAGATGACAGCCGAGGACGCTGCCGAATTGATCATCGAGCATATCCTGGGTATCTGGTCGCCCGTGCTGTGA
- a CDS encoding NAD-dependent epimerase/dehydratase family protein, which produces MNDLKNRRVLVTGSAGFIGFHTASLLLQSGAQVLGIDNFTPYYDVSLKEQRNAILTNHPNFQLGRLSIEDAPALERAWRDFAPDAVIHLAAQAGVRYSIDHPADYVGTNIVGTFNLFELARHNPVRHFLAASTSSVYGANTQMPFEETQRTQTPMSLYAATKGATELMGHSYAHLFGIPMTFFRFFTVYGPWGRPDMALFKFADAMLRDEPIDVYNNGQMTRDFTYVEDLVRSITDLISAVPGDTPVEGDSLSPAAPFRVVNIGGGTPTPLMDYIAALEEALGKTARKNFLPMQAGDVPATAASPALLRALTGRAPITPVKEGVSAFVQWYREQAARDGVAVANADH; this is translated from the coding sequence ATGAATGACCTGAAGAATCGCCGCGTGCTGGTTACGGGGTCCGCCGGATTCATCGGGTTTCACACGGCGAGCCTGTTGCTGCAATCGGGCGCCCAGGTTCTCGGGATCGACAATTTCACTCCCTATTACGACGTCTCGCTCAAGGAACAGCGCAACGCGATCCTGACCAACCATCCCAATTTCCAGCTCGGCCGATTGTCGATCGAGGATGCGCCCGCGCTCGAAAGGGCGTGGCGTGACTTTGCGCCCGATGCGGTGATCCACCTCGCCGCCCAGGCGGGTGTGCGATACAGCATCGATCACCCGGCCGATTATGTCGGCACCAATATCGTCGGCACCTTCAATCTGTTCGAACTGGCCCGGCACAATCCCGTTCGCCACTTTCTCGCGGCCTCGACCAGTTCGGTCTATGGCGCGAACACACAGATGCCGTTCGAGGAGACCCAGCGGACCCAGACCCCGATGAGCCTCTATGCCGCCACCAAGGGGGCGACCGAGCTGATGGGTCACAGCTATGCCCATCTGTTCGGCATTCCGATGACCTTTTTCCGCTTTTTCACCGTGTACGGCCCTTGGGGCCGCCCCGACATGGCGCTATTCAAATTCGCCGATGCCATGCTCCGCGACGAACCGATCGATGTCTACAACAACGGCCAGATGACGCGCGACTTCACCTATGTCGAGGATCTGGTGCGATCGATCACCGATCTGATCAGCGCCGTGCCGGGCGACACCCCGGTCGAAGGCGACAGCCTGTCCCCCGCCGCGCCGTTCCGCGTGGTCAATATCGGTGGCGGCACCCCCACCCCGTTGATGGACTATATCGCCGCGCTCGAGGAGGCGCTTGGCAAAACCGCCCGCAAGAATTTCCTGCCGATGCAGGCCGGCGACGTCCCCGCAACCGCAGCTTCCCCCGCACTGCTGCGCGCGCTGACGGGCCGTGCGCCGATCACGCCGGTGAAGGAAGGCGTGTCCGCATTCGTTCAATGGTATCGCGAACAGGCGGCACGCGATGGCGTGGCCGTTGCGAACGCAGACCATTGA
- a CDS encoding UDP-glucose dehydrogenase family protein translates to MRIAMIGTGYVGLVSGACFSDFGHDVVCVDKDARKIELLHQNVMPIYEPGLAELVASNVKAGRLSFTTDLAEGVKGADAVFIAVGTPSRRGDGHADLSYVFAAAEEIVAALDGPAVIVTKSTVPVGTGDEVERIVERIAPAKGIKVVSNPEFLREGAAIADFKRPDRVVVGSEDENASQVMRDIYRPLSLNQSAPVLFTGRRTAELIKYAANAFLAVKITFINEIADLCEQVGADVQEVSRGIGMDNRIGRKFLNAGPGYGGSCFPKDTLALLKTADDNETPLRIVEATVQVNDSRKRAMGRKVIKAMGGEVRGKTVAILGLTFKPNTDDMRDAPSIAIIQTLQDAGATVRAYDPEGVEQAKRVLKDVAFCASPYEAADGADALVIVTEWDEFRALDLGRMKAVLNRPLLVDLRNIYPAEEAKRAGFALIGIGKPAESAPAAA, encoded by the coding sequence GTGCGTATTGCGATGATCGGCACGGGCTATGTGGGTCTGGTTTCAGGAGCGTGCTTTTCCGATTTCGGCCATGACGTGGTGTGCGTGGACAAGGATGCGCGGAAGATCGAGCTGCTGCATCAGAATGTGATGCCGATCTACGAGCCGGGCCTGGCCGAACTGGTCGCATCGAATGTGAAGGCCGGCCGCCTGTCCTTCACCACCGATCTGGCCGAGGGCGTCAAGGGCGCGGACGCCGTCTTCATCGCCGTCGGCACGCCCAGCCGCCGTGGCGACGGTCATGCCGATCTCTCCTATGTCTTTGCCGCGGCCGAGGAGATCGTCGCGGCGCTCGATGGCCCCGCCGTCATCGTCACCAAATCCACCGTTCCGGTCGGGACCGGCGACGAAGTCGAGCGGATCGTTGAGCGGATTGCACCTGCCAAGGGAATCAAGGTCGTCTCCAACCCCGAATTCCTGCGTGAAGGCGCGGCGATTGCCGACTTCAAGCGGCCCGACCGCGTCGTTGTGGGCAGCGAGGACGAGAATGCGAGCCAGGTTATGCGCGACATCTATCGCCCGCTCTCGCTCAACCAGTCGGCACCCGTGCTGTTCACCGGCCGCCGGACCGCCGAACTGATCAAATATGCTGCCAACGCCTTCCTCGCGGTCAAGATTACCTTCATCAACGAGATCGCGGACCTGTGCGAGCAGGTGGGCGCGGATGTTCAGGAAGTGTCGCGCGGCATCGGCATGGACAACCGCATCGGGCGCAAATTCCTGAACGCCGGCCCCGGCTATGGCGGGTCGTGCTTTCCCAAGGATACGCTGGCGCTGCTCAAGACCGCAGACGACAATGAAACGCCGTTGCGGATCGTCGAGGCGACGGTGCAGGTCAATGACAGCCGCAAGCGCGCAATGGGCCGCAAGGTTATCAAGGCAATGGGGGGCGAGGTCCGCGGCAAGACGGTCGCGATCCTTGGCCTGACGTTCAAGCCGAATACCGACGATATGCGCGACGCCCCCTCGATCGCGATCATCCAGACGTTGCAGGACGCGGGCGCGACCGTCCGCGCCTATGATCCCGAGGGGGTTGAACAGGCAAAGAGGGTGCTGAAGGACGTCGCGTTCTGCGCCAGTCCCTATGAGGCGGCGGATGGGGCGGATGCGCTCGTGATCGTCACCGAATGGGATGAATTCCGCGCACTGGATCTCGGACGGATGAAGGCCGTACTCAATCGACCGCTCCTGGTCGATCTGCGCAACATCTATCCGGCCGAGGAAGCGAAGCGCGCGGGGTTCGCATTGATCGGGATCGGAAAGCCCGCCGAGTCGGCCCCTGCCGCGGCCTAA